Below is a window of Nocardioides sp. S-1144 DNA.
GACCGGCGCGTCACCACCGTGGGCGGCGACGGCGTCGACGACGCCGGGCAGCCAGTCGAGCGCCGCTCCCCCGCCGTTGGCCTGCCGGCCGCCGTGGTTGGAGCAGTAGATGCCGTCGACCCCGCCGTCGAGGGCGCGCCGGGCGTCGTCGGGGTGGCAGATGCCCTTGAGCACGATCGGCAGGTCGGTGAGCGAGCGCAGCCACGGGAGGTCGTCCCAGGTGAGCGGGTTGCCGAACTGGCCGACCCACGTGAACACCACGGTGGCCGGGTCGGGGTCGGGGCCGGTCATCTCGGCGAAGACCGGGTCGGAGGTGTAGTTGGCCAGCGCCTTGCCGCGCAGCTGCGGGAAGTTGCCGCTGGCCAGGTCGCGCGGGCGCCAGCCGGGGACCCAGGTGTCGAGGGTGACCACGAGGGCGTCGTAGCCGGCCCTCTCGGCGCGCGAGACCAGGCTGGCCGCGAGCTCGCGGCTCTTCGGCGTGTAGAGCTGGAACCACGCCGGGGTGTCGCCGGTGGCCGCGACGACGTCCTCGAGCGGGTCGCTCATCAGCGTCGAGCCGATCAGCGGGACGCCGGTCGCCGCCGACACCTCGGCGGCGTGGACGTCGCCGTGCTGGTCGAGGGTGCACAGCCCGACGACGCCGACCGGCGCCATCATCAGCGGGCTCGCCAGGTGCTTGCCGAACAGCTCGACCGACAGGTCGCGCTCGGTGCGGGCGTTGAGCATCCGCGGCACCAGCGCCCACCGCTCGAACGCCGTCACGTTGGCCCGTTGGGTGGCCTCGTCGCCCGCGCCGCCGGCGACGTAGGTGCGCAGCTCCGGCGGCAGCACGGCGAGCGCGCCGGCCTCCAGCTCGGCGTGGGTGAGCGGGTGGGCGGGCAGCACACCGCCGAGCGCCCCGAGGTACAGCTCGATCTGGTAGTCGCCGAAGCTCACCGCGCCACCCTCGAGCTTGCGAGGGGGTGGAACACGCGGGGAGATCGAGGAGTCGCGCGAGCGACGGAGGAGCTCGCGACCGGCGTCTCGAAATATGTCATGCGCGCAACCCTGTCACGATCCGGCGCGGCCAGAGCGGACCCTCGTAGATGAACGCCGTGTAGGCCTGGAGCAGGTCCGCACCGGCGGCCAGCCGCTCGCGGGCGTCGTCGGCGGTGGAGATCCCGCCGACCCCGACCAGGGTGAGGTCGGGTCCGACGCGCTGCCGCAGCATCCGCACGACCTCGGTGGCGCGGGCCGTGAGCGGCGCTCCGGACAGCCCGCCCGCGCCGGCCTCGGCGACCTCGGCGGGGTGGCTGCGCAGCCCGTCGCGGCCGATGGTGGTGTTGGTGGCGATGATCCCGTCGAGCCCGGTCGCCAGGGCCAGGTCGGCGACGGCGAGGACGTCGTCGTCGGCGAGGTCGGGGGCGATCTTCACCAGCAGCGGCACCCTGTCCCGGCCGGTGGTGACCGAGTCGGCGACGGTGCGGACGTGCTCCAGCAGCGGCTCGAGCCGCTCGACGGCCTGCAGCGTGCGCAGGCCGGGGGTGTTCGGCGAGCTGACGTTGACGACGAGGTAGTCGGCGTGCGGGGCGAGCAGCCGGGTGCTGGTGGCGTGGTCGGCGAGGACGGCGGCCTGGTCGTCCTCGGGGACGACCTTGGTCTTGCCGATGTTGATGCCCAGCACCGGCCCGGTGCCGGGCGCGCGCCGACCGCGGGCGGCCAGGCGCCGTGCGACCGCCTCGGCGCCGTCGTTGTTGAAGCCCATCCGGTTGACCACGGCGCGGTCGGCCACGAGCCGGAACAGCCGCGGCGTCGGGTTGCCGGGCTGGGCCTGTCCGGTCACCGTGCCGATCTCGACGTGGCCGAAGCCGAGGGCGCCGAGGGCGTCGATGCCGACGGCGTTCTTGTCGAAGCCGGCCGCCAGGCCGAGGGCGTGCGGGAAGGTCAGGCCCATCGCCGTGACCGGCTCCCCCGCAGGGCCGGGCAGCCGGCCGAGCACGGGGGCCCCGAGCCGGATCGCCCGGAACCCGAGGTGGTGGGCCCGCTCGGGGTCGACCCGGCGGAACCCGTGCTCGAAGGCCCGGCGGTAGAGCCCCACGCTCAGGCCCGGCCCGCGGTCATCGACGCCGCCCAGTCCTGCAGGCTGCGGACCCCGACGTCGCCCCGCTTCATCGCCTCGATGCCCTGCACGGCCGCGCCGAGGCCCTGCACCGTCGTGATGCACGGGACGTTGGCGCGCACGGCGGCGGTGCGGATCTCGTAGCCGTCGATGCGGGAGTTGCCGCCGTCGAGGGCCGCGCCCGCGCCGTAGGGCGTGTTGACGATCAGCTGGACCTCGCCGTCGAGGATGAGCTGCACGGTGGTGCGCTCGCCGTCGGGCCCGGGGCCGTCGAAGTGCTTGCGGACCACGCCGCACGGCACGCCGTTGCGGCGCAGCACCTCGGCCGTGCCCTGGGTGGCGAGGATCTCGAAGCCGAGGTCGGCCAGCACCTTGATCGGGAAGACCATGGAGCGCTTGTCGCGGTTGGCCATCGAGACGAACACGCGGCTCGCGCGGCCGTCGACGACCGGCTGGGGCAGCGGCCCGAACGCCGCGGCCTGCGACTTGCTGAAGGCGGTGCCGAAGTCGCGGTCGAGCCCCATCACCTCGCCGGTCGACTTCATCTCGGGCCCGAGGACGGTGTCGACCTGCTGGCCGTCGGGGGTGCGGAACCGGTTGAACGGCATCACCGCCTCCTTGACCGCGATCGGCTGGTCGGGCGGCAGAGCTCCCCCGTCGCCGGTGGCCGGGAGCAGGCCGGCAGCGCGCAGGTCGGCGATCGACTCACCGAGCATCACCCGCGCCGCCGCCTTGGCCAGCGGGGTCGCGGTCGCCTTCGACACGAACGGCACCGTGCG
It encodes the following:
- a CDS encoding alpha-hydroxy-acid oxidizing protein; translated protein: MSFGDYQIELYLGALGGVLPAHPLTHAELEAGALAVLPPELRTYVAGGAGDEATQRANVTAFERWALVPRMLNARTERDLSVELFGKHLASPLMMAPVGVVGLCTLDQHGDVHAAEVSAATGVPLIGSTLMSDPLEDVVAATGDTPAWFQLYTPKSRELAASLVSRAERAGYDALVVTLDTWVPGWRPRDLASGNFPQLRGKALANYTSDPVFAEMTGPDPDPATVVFTWVGQFGNPLTWDDLPWLRSLTDLPIVLKGICHPDDARRALDGGVDGIYCSNHGGRQANGGGAALDWLPGVVDAVAAHGGDAPVVFDSGVRSGADVVKALALGATAVAVGRPYVYGLALGGVPGAVHVLRALQAETDLIMAVDGYPNRADLTRDALVRTMP
- a CDS encoding quinone-dependent dihydroorotate dehydrogenase, translated to MGLYRRAFEHGFRRVDPERAHHLGFRAIRLGAPVLGRLPGPAGEPVTAMGLTFPHALGLAAGFDKNAVGIDALGALGFGHVEIGTVTGQAQPGNPTPRLFRLVADRAVVNRMGFNNDGAEAVARRLAARGRRAPGTGPVLGINIGKTKVVPEDDQAAVLADHATSTRLLAPHADYLVVNVSSPNTPGLRTLQAVERLEPLLEHVRTVADSVTTGRDRVPLLVKIAPDLADDDVLAVADLALATGLDGIIATNTTIGRDGLRSHPAEVAEAGAGGLSGAPLTARATEVVRMLRQRVGPDLTLVGVGGISTADDARERLAAGADLLQAYTAFIYEGPLWPRRIVTGLRA